From the Dermacentor variabilis isolate Ectoservices chromosome 5, ASM5094787v1, whole genome shotgun sequence genome, the window ACGCCAGTTTTTCACGTAAGCCCTTGCTGCACCTTCAGGACGTCGGTAGACGGTACGGCCGAGTGAGCCGCAATGGCGGCGTGCTAGGCGATGGTGCAGTTGCTCCTGTAGTTGGCCACAAGTCTGATGGTCATCTCCTGCTGGTTCAGTGACTCCTTGTTGGCCATGCCATCGTGGCACTCGGCGCCCATGGCCTCCCAGAAATGGGTCGGTGCATCCTGCTGGAAGTCAGGCGAGGCGCAACCCACCGGAGACACGTCTCCCACGCTGGAAGCGCGTTCCATGTCATTGCACTCGACGGGGATGTCTTCCTGTACAGGAGACGGCACAAGCAGAGGTCACCATTGCGAAGTGGCTCAGTTCGTGAACTGAAACATTTCCGCTCCATAGACGTTCAGTGATAAAAAAGAGGCCAtcaatttcaataaaaaataatagACAAATAAATGGCAATTGCTCGGTAGTTAATGGTTCAtttgtcgctttctttattttcttttttgtccgcCGGTGTGTGTATGCGCACTACGATTTATTATTACGCTGAACGAACAAGCCCCAAGCATCCATAATTCGGAGGCTTAGCGGAACGCGTACTTGTGAGTCTCAGTGATTAGACGTAGAACAGCACCGTTAGTTTCCCACTATACAACACCATTCGATCCCCGCCTCGCATGCAAAGTCCCAGGTGAACAGCAGTGTGACGGGGACTCGACCATTGTTGTTGGGCGCTAATCAGTCATTTAAGGTCTGAATGTACGGCAGGAGACATTAGTGCCACAGGTACTGTTATCCAAGACATTCCCATGATACCTGTTGTAATCAATTCCTTTATTCGTCTTCTTTTTCCCTATATATACTCCGCTCCCATATAGACGTCTTCCAGTCAACCTTTCAAGAACAAAGATTTAGCCAATATCAAGAAATGCCTTTATTCATTCACATCTTTAATTTGGAGCTACGTCATCTTTGTGGTATACAACAAGCCCGTTCTCAACCATATATACACGAATGCCGGAACTGCCTTGCTTCAAACCTCTCTGGTGCACCCATTATTCTTTCCCCATTTTAAGCCTACGTAACTAcgtcaccatcagcctattttatcaccattagcctatttttatgtccactgcaggacgaaggagtCTCCCAGCATCTCCAATCACCtttgtcttgcgccagctgattccatCTTGTGCCTGTAAATCTCCTAATTTCTTTACACCACCTAATTATCTACCGTCCTCGCCTGCACTTACCTTCTATTGGCACCCATTCCGCAACTGTAATAAACTACCGGTCATCTgccttacgcattacatggccaaCGCAGTTCTATTTttccctcttaatgtcaactgcaATATCGACTATACCGTGCCTGCTCCCTAATCCACACGCTGTCTTCCTTTCTCTTAACATTACGTCTAACATATTACAGCGTAACTGTTTATAACCTGGCTTCCATGCATTTTTGCTCTGTGGCAATGACTCACACACCCTGTACGCAAGCAAAATATGTAATGGCTCATCCCTCCAGTAATGCAGaggttctatatatatatatatatatatatatatatatatatatatatatatatatatatatatatatatatatatatatatatatatatatatatatatatatatatatatatatgtatatatagtcgTCCACgcaaatgtatatatataaacgaatgTACGAACCTTTCGTCACAATGACCaacgatcaagacaataaatgtgttcgtacctttgtccAAATTATTTCTTCTGTGCAATGGCTCAAGATTTTTTGTTTGATCGCTCGGATCGGAGATCGGAGATAATTGGAGATTGCTCGGAGAGGCATTCGTACTGCTGTTGACATAAAAATAGAATTATGAAgacgatgataataatgatgatgatgataatgatggcgaTGGTGATTCTTTTTGTAAAATCGTTCGACCCGAGCACCTTTTGCTCGGTCTCGCCCTCGTCTTCGGCATGGAGCAGGCTTGCGTCTGGAGGCTCGGTCTCGGCGCTCATATCTCGGTAAAGATGGGTCGCCGGGAACGACTGGTCGGGCTCCCGGTGATCGATGCAGTGTTCCACAAAATCCGCTCCCAGCAACTCGTCACATGGCCGCATGCGTAAAGGCGTCACTTTGTTGATGAACTGGGAAATGAAAACAGATCGTCTTGTATTACGACCTGTATTAGAACGTTGATAAATTCGTTATAAGTAAGTATATGACAGATCGGCCTCAGTCGCCATGTTCTGGCCAGCTATTCGGCACTGGGGGAGAAAAAGTACGCGAAGGGGTGACTGACGATAACGGTGTGTGTGaaagaaaagcaagagaaaaGGTAGGGCATGTACGTTCAGAAGAAGCCGACTTTATCACTTCTGTTCGTACCGATTTGTCATGCCAGACGTTACAGTAACTAGCCCAGGCGTCAACTCTAGCACATACGCCAGGACTACACAATTACTcttatacaaaaagaaaaaaaaagaggacacatAATTTTTCTTTAAAGTGAAAGACAGGACGGCTAGATGTATAAGAACTGGTGTTGGTTAATCGCGATGTACAGTGAAGAAGAGTGTAACAAGAAAACCGGCCAAGTAGGTATAGATATAGGTTGCACGTTACTAAAGAAACAGGCACATGTGCAAGCAAACTAGCAGACTGCTATATTGACACTTTTCTCCTTCGATGTCCGCTGGACAGAACAATAATCGCTGCCATATAACTGTTGCAAACTGCTCCTCGTATACTATCCTCGCCAGAGAGAAGATTCGTGCATTACAATTTCTCGGAAAATTATTCCTGACCGTACGGAATGTGACACCAACGCCGCGTCttcatgacgtcacgctctgCAGCTATTCTGTAGTTCATACCGCTTTTTACAGAAATAGCGCTCTCGCTAAATACGTTGGTGCTCACCTTAAGCACGAGGAAGGTGACGCTTGCGCTCCAGGCGATGATGGTGAGGCAGGCAGCCAACTGGATGCCGAGAAGACTCCCACCGCCGCCCTTGAAGAGACCGAggcggtggtgacgcagccccTGGTACCGGGTTGTGTCCAGAAACAGGCCGACGGCCAGCATGCCCCAGAGACCGCCCACGCCATGAATGGCCGCGGCATTTACGGGGTCGTCGATGCTCAGCCAGCGACGCATCAAAGAGGGCACCGGAGTTGTGCACAGACCACCCACGGCGCCGATCAGCAACGCTTCCCAGGAACGATAGAAGGCCGAACCGGCTGGAATCATGGGGCAAGAGAGCCACTAGCCTGTTTTAGAATGTTCTGTTTGCACATCCCGCCTTCACCAACGATTAGAGAGTGTATCTTAACCGCACCACTTTACGTGCTTTCAGCTAGCATACGCTACCATAAACTGACAAAACGTATAGCGCTCTTAGACGGTACAcacccaaaaaagaaaacattcctgCCCTGTTTTTTGTTTGAGTCATTTGCAATATCTCAAGTATAGCATCACGCCGGGATGCTTTTTTATCTCTTCTTGGCAGAAATTAAAGCCGCCACTGGTCTTTTGTTTTGTGCTGGTCGCACATTTTCGTATCACGCGTTGATCAGCGAAAACGGCCATTGAACGATGACCGCCTATACCATATCATAATGTATCGATTGCTTCTTGCCacacccgccacggtggcttagcggctatggcgtcgcgctgctacgcactaggtcgcgggacctaatcccggccgcggcggccgcatttcggtgggggcgtaATGAACGAAGCGGCCGTGCCCCGTGCACCAGGTTACAGATACTTTGGTGGTCAAGATTAATAATCCGGAACCCCCTACTACGGcgcgtgcctcgtaataaaaTCGTGCTTTGTTTTGGAGCGCAAAACCCTACAATTCCTTCATTCTCCTTGACGCATCACCAAGAACACCTAATTAAATTCCGCACCGCTGAGTTATGACTATATTATATCTTTCAAATGTTTGCAATGTCGAAGTTAAAGGTATAAAGGTCTGTACGTGTACGTACCTACGCTCGTATGTAAGAAAGCACAGATGGTGCCAACTGGTATACGTAGTGGCGGGTGGCAAGACAGTCCTATGCGCATATTTCATAAATGTGGTCTGCGCCAGATGCAGTTTGGCATGCGTACACAAGCGGCTGAATTTTGACGGTGTTTATCAATATCACTAATATTGATTGAGAAAAACGTACTCGGACGGATAATTACAGAAAAGTGTTGCATTCCAAAACGTGGGCACATGTAGACTCGCTAAAGCTGTTTTTACAGCTATTTGGTCAATTGTGTAGATTGTTTGGAGAGACAGGCTCTTCTTGAATTTCGTATAGCACTTGGTACATATTCACTACTAACCTGTTATCGACACTAGTGAGCCAAGAATGGAAGTGATGATGTCCtcaatgtcaaaattcttgtgaACCAGATAGCTGCAACAAGAAGGAAGAGTATCAAGGCCCAAGTATGGCTTGTTGGATGACTTCATCACTAATGCATAACAtagttataaaaaaaaacaaattaaataaGTCTTACGTTGCAATAGTGCCAACGAGGCCACCGCCGATAGAAGAATTGATCGTAGAGACCGCTGACCTGAGCAAAAATTAATCGGCATAAATATTCGATCAAACATGAACTCTGAGGGCAGAAATTGCATTAAGAAAAGAAAGCTGCTTGCGTGCGCTTAATAGCAAATACATCCAAATAATCTCTTCTGAAGCTCTACCAGGCAATTTTTGTtggctacagtgcgcctgtactatCTCGGATTAGTACATCTGCCGTACTCACACTTGAAAGTGCTTAGGCTCGgggaatttgcctaggactaccacgatgtgcgtttacttggggcactattgcagaggcacgtgtgtgcccagctcgagtttatctgcaaaaTGAGCCATTGCGATTGCATCTAAGGTTACTGACTAGACTGGAATCATCCACTGACGAACGTCACAAGCATACGGCCTGTCACCGCCTACTCAGAAGcggtgttgtcgcagcaagacttattgcatTCGGTCTTCGAACCTCATGACATACCAGAaattccactctggacgatggcaaagccaacggtgaggctctcaatccccggaataacgaagaagtcgaaaattCCGCctgctgggctcaagcatttcgcgttaTCCTACATTAATTACATGTATGGATATACACAACATGTTTTTGCaaatggttctgtgacacagacctcttgcGCGAAAGCTTACACGGTACCTGGAATGGGGATCGCGCAACGGCTCAAGATAAGACACAGAACggcgtctacagcagctgagtttaCCGGAGTTGCGAGAAGCAGTCCgttgcatactgcaacaaagcctcGAAAAattggacagtgttctgtgactcaaactcagcactgcaactcatcagcaattatatgaatcaCAGAACCGCATCTAGTCCCCTGGTTTATGATATCATGTCtctatcatatcatatcatggcttGCTGAGGCGCCTCAATACCATCGTGCTGAAGTGGATTCCTAGCCATTGTGTAATAGCTGGAAAttaacaggctgacgcggaagcaaaaaaaGGCGCACACTTACGGGAAGATTATAAAACTTGATTTTTCCCAGTATGACATCAACGCCTTGCTCCATGACTCCATAAAAACCACTATGGCGCAACAATGGGACGTTCCCGATTCCCGAACATCcgcaagagcgcctccatagacttgacgctggtttacgattccggcttccaattcggttgcggagaggccaggaaacGCTCATCCATCGATTACAGCTCGGTGTGGCATGCACTCACCGgcaccttcacaagattggacaagcacgggaccctgactgtagcgtctgtcacactcccgagacaatagctcgCGTACTTTGCGTGTGCACTCAATATGCGGCTGAGCGAAGAACACTTAAGTCAAGTGTTTACTGCTTGGAATGCCGCCCCTTTTCGGAAGAAACGATTTTAGGCGCGTGGAGAAGAGTTGGccatgcccaacgtgccataaagtcACTCTTGAACTTCCtacgtgagactggtttagacgatcgcctctagaacctgtgagacgtgcaaACAGTGCGAAAcatgtttgcgcaataactttttgcgTGGACCAGATTACTGTTGCGTGTATTGTGTCTACAACGCGAATCCGcttattggacaacgtgtatatagtagctcattgtactATTACATAATCACCTTCCActtacctttccctgtatttcccacttccccttaccccagtgaggagtagcaggctagagacacgacCTGCGGGCAGACAtctccttctttctcttctttaaaaTTAAACGCCACCTTTATTTGGCAAAAGGCGCGAACAACTACAGCAAATGTGTGCTTAAAGGTAACAAGAACTCGCATAGCATGCGTTTTGTTGAATGCAGTCCTCACAACCTGCGGCCTATCTGAAGATACAGCATCTGCTTAATTTGTGGTAAGTTATTATGGGctaataaagaagaaataaaatatttctgTACGAATGTTTTACTTAAGTATTGTTCCAAAACAGACAGCTGCTGGTATACGAGCATATCAGTTATCTGCGTTAGCGGCGCGTGAAAACAGTCATATTAAACTACCTCGCTGCAGTCCTAATGACTGAGAATCGCTTGCCTCAAAGCATGTGTGTAATGCACAGGAACATttaaagcaagagagagagagagagagagaacaaaaatgACCACAATGACATACCTGGCAGCAAAGTGCCATTTTTCGTCTGATATGCCAAACGTGCTGCCGCTGTTGAAGACAAGTGAGCCCCACCTTGAGGAAGgacataaaagaaagtcttatTGACGAAATACCGAATAATGTAAGCTAGGTGAGTTTGTATGGTTGTATGCTTTGAAAAACCGCGCGCGCGCGTGGACGGACCTTGAAAGTCTTCTCTACATACGTTGTCTTTTCTCACTGGTGTTTTAAATATTCCACGATTTCTTTATATCTCCTGCAGAAAGCACTGGCTGCAGCTTAACCATTTTACATCTTTGTATGGCATGTGAGTTTCATAAAATCACAAGTATCAACCAAGTGGCCGCGGCTATAGAGTAGCGCTGCTGAACACAAGGTGGAGGACTCCATTCCTGGCGGTGGTAGCGGCCACATTACAGTGGCGGAGAAATGCAAAGCCGTTTGTGTACCATGCTTTAACCCGAATCCCTCCGCTACAACGTCCATCATAACCACTGTACAGCTCCTGGATGTTAAACCTCATAATGTAATCAGATCAAAAGCAAGCCTTAGGTTAATGGGCTGGCGGTAGACAACTAAATTGCAAAGTCGAGACCATTACTAGTTACATTTATTATAAGATATCTGAAACCTCCAGATATACAAGAGCAACTTGTCAGCAGTGTCACGTTCTGCCTTCAAGTTCTACTAAGGTGTGCAGCGAGCCTCGCCAGGACGCGTGTGAGCAACTTTAACAAATACGCTTATAGCGCTGTCAAGCGACCGTTTTGCGACTAGGCAAATACAATTTTCTAAAGCGGTGCAATGGCTATCTCGCCCACTTTTTTTGCGAGGGCCATAGCGTTTTCTGAAGAGTGACTCGGCGTTAACGCCAGCCTCTTTCATCGATGTGAACTGTGTCCTTTGTACGTTACATGGCTCTTGCAGAAGCAATTGCGTATGTGTTTATCGACTTCGAGCTGGCGGCTGGCGAAATATAGGAAAATCATAAACATGATAAACAGCTTTTGTTGAATGTATGCGAGTGGGCTCACGTTCCAGTTGACTCGCCTTAATAGTTTTGCTTCTTTAGCATTGACCTCAGCCCCCTGTCTGCAATACCTTGCTCTGTGCCGGGGTGAGAACTCTTATCACGACGCTCGGCCGACTGACCAGAAGTGTCCCAAACAAGACGACGACAAGTGTGGCATGTGTGACCCATGACATATGTGGCAGCGAGAAGCAAGTGATACGATTCCCACAAACTGAGAGAGACGCACAATGCTAACGACACAGAAGTTTTCAGATAGCGTGAAATATACTGAGACGACACTGTGTGCAGACATCCTGATGTATGTATAGAGATATTTACAGGGTAGGGTCAGCCTAGGAACAAAGTTGATGTGTGCATTATAGAGTGGTAATATGTGAAAAAGTTACTTTCAACAAAAAATAAGGTAACAAAAGTCCGATAGCGTTCATTGGCCGCAAAGTGTGCTTACCACAGTGTGAATGCACCGATCATGGCGTTCGTAGGGTTGCCCATGCGCTGCCTGCTGTGCCGGTCCCAACTGAGCCTAGGGCCGAGTACCAAGGCCGAGATCAGTCCTGACGTGCCTCCGAGCAAGTGTACGCAGGCCGAGCCGGCGAAATCAATGACGCCGATGCGGTTGAGGAACCCGTGCCTGCTCCACACCCAGCCGGCGGGTATGCAGTACATAAGCGTGCTGAGGGCCGAGAAAAGGCAGTACGCGTGGAAATTTGTGCGCTCGGCCATGGCGCCCGACACGATGGTGGTGGCCGTGGTGGCGAACGACAGCTGGAAGATGAACATGGCGAACTCCTCGCCCATCACCTCGGAGCCGGCGTCCAGGAAGAAGGAGCCAACGCCGCAGAACGGGTTGGTGCCGGGGCCTCTACCGTTCTGCAGACCGTAGCCAACGCTCCAGTAGGTCAAGCCACCAAGGACCACGTCCACGGCGTTCTTCATCAGGATGTTCACCTCATTTTTCTTGGACACACAACCGGACTCGAGCAGACCAAAGCCTGTGAGCGACGGCGACGAGAGTTGTACACGGTGAaagcacacgaaaaaaaatgaGCTCACCAAGTATAGGCGGCGCCACAGTGGTCACAGCTTGACGTAATAATTCTGCGGAAAgccgcaaggtagagagaagtaatcattaaagggaaaatgagacatccacccaaacgtagctaagtgctatgTTTTGGTGGATGTTTCATTTTTCCTTAAATAATGGTCACAGCTTGTAGGAGAGCTTATGCTTTGGTGGTCGTTATTTGCAGGAAGTTGATCTGCTACGCTGTGATCCTGTGTACAACAGGAGGGCTCATTAGATGTCATTCAATCTTCTGGCTTCTCTACCTATTGAGTGACAGCATGAGTTCTTTGGCATAATTAATCAAGTGTGAGTCTCATGGGGCATTCTACATATACATACAAAACGTGGCGTGGTTGGTGTAGGTCCTCAAGCTTGAAGACGATCCTGCAGCCCTGTACTCGTAATGACCGATGTTTATATACATCCTGCGTCATTAAGCTAATGAAAGAAATGGTGTTCCAACTTTTCTGTGCCTACTATTGGTCCATTTTATTCCGCCACATAATGCCTGCGCGATCTACGCATCTCTTCTTCTTGTCCTCATTATCATCTTTAATCACTTTTTCTTTTGTCCCCTTCTGTTTTCCTATGGTTAGAGTAGCAGGCCGTATCATACTagctcaggccgatttctctgcctttcctctaATAAATACCATCTAATGGTTTCGCAGATAGGAAGCCTCACTTCCACATCAGGTAACAGCTGGGTCTGCCTATATATAGTGTGGCTATTCATGACGGGAAACGCCCTTTCTCCTGTGGGTTTTTCATGTAACCACACAGGAGACATTGGCCCTTTTCTCGTACCCATGATAACATGCTACTGATACAGGTCTTAGGCGCCTACAGAAGGAACGTCTTCTGCATACGTGCTTACAACTGCTGTATTCTGAGGGACTGGTTGTAGTCCGCAAGGGAGTTTCATGTCTcctccctcttcttctttttttctttccatgacTGGCACTGATTGTGCCTGCTTAAGTGCTTCAGTGACATTATGGACCTGTGTAATCGAGTTTTACCACACGATATCTTTATTATGCGCGTATGTATAGGGACCCAGTCTTTCTATAATCATCGTACTTCCTATTTTCCCTTTCCCTGTACAAGGCAACCAATTTGACGTTTTTTCTGGTTGGCCACGCTACCCTTCCTCTCTCCATACATTGTCTCTCTTGCTTATGCGGATCAATTGCCGGTCTCCATCATCAAGCTAAAGCATCCTGTAACCACCGCCACTGCCGACACTTTGTCGAGCGGATTTATTAAGTTCAACTAGGAAAATAAAGTATCGTGCAAATAATTCCTTCACAGTTAGGCTGGCTTAGTAATTCAGTAAATACAGTTATTCAGTAATTCCTTCACAGAGGTTACAGGAATTCCTTCACAGCTAGGCCTCCAGAAAAAATGCACATGTATCCCCATTTTTCGGACACCTTTAACAAGTAGTGCTTCCTTGAGAGTTTTCAACAGATAAAAGTATTACAGTATTAACTTTACTTTTACGAGCAACCCTTTTACGGCGAGGTAATATGTAACGCGCGATGAAAATTTCACGGtgtttaagaaaaaataaaagcgacacAAGAACGTAAAGGCATTGTAGTCACTCAAGGCAAAAAAGGAAGCATCGCGTATATACGAACAGCGCTGCTGACAGTTATGCACCCACCTGTTTGCATGGTGAAGATAACGAAAGACGACGTGAGTACCCACGTCGCGTCGTCGGGCTTCATGCTCTTCGGGTCCACAATCATGGCTGCTGCCACTGCTTCCTTTTAAGCGGTTGACTGCGAAACGCGCCTGGATTGCGTCAGGCCCTGTGACTGAGTTCCTGGGCTAGCGTGTACCACAACAGCTCATTAAAAAAATTTCGCATACGTGCTCACTCGCGCCCTTACTCTCGACGCTTGGCTTCTCGCGAGAGAAGCTGCCCCGTTCTTCTCCGTGCCGGCCTAGCGACAGGCTTTTCTTTGTGATGTTCAGCTCCCGAGCCTTGACCACCACCGCAGCGTGGCCTCGCACTCGCTTACTCGAGGAGCGAGTGAGGCGCAACACTGCAGCTGGCAACGTGCGAGCCTCGTAATCCCGGCGGCTCCGCGTGGTGATGTTTGCTCGCCGGGCGGCAGCCGCGCCAGTGCGCCGCGGATCGGCCGATCTGAAGCCTCTGGGGAGTTTGCCGGCGGCCGCGGGGGCCGACGAGTGCGGCGAAGCAGGAAGTGAACGGGATATTAGGAGGCTGAGCGGCCGGACGACGGCACGCGTCGGACGCCGGGGGAAAGGGAAGGGCGCAGCGAGTGAGAAGAAGGGTAGGAAAAGGGAGAAATAGGGAGGCGGCAGAGAGAAAGGTTGTCTGCGAGCTCGGGCGCTGTCAGAAGAaggtggggagagagagagagagagaaaactgtaGATGGAAGACAGAAAGGTTAACCGGACCAACCGTCTGCTTGGCTACTGCCCATTAGGGATGGGAAAGGGCATAAAATATGAGGAGAAAAGAACAGATGATATTGTTAGATATGTTACGtcagaagacgcagatgaaaagctaggggagagagagagagagagagagaaagaactggAGATGGAAGACAGAAAGGTTAACCGGACCAACCGTCTGCTTGTCTACTGCCCATTAGGGATGGGAAAGGGCATAAAGTATGAGGAGAAAAGAACAGATGATATTGttagatatgttacgtaagaagacgcagatgaaaagctatattcAAGCATATTTACAACGtgatacgccgcacttggccagcgggcaacagcccgcgctagcctccaatcgtcgtcgtcgtcttcttactgctcgcctcttcgtcattggaaatactattcaGTAGCAATATGAAGAGAATGTGTCCGCACTAACACAAGAAAGGCAACTAATGAAGACTACAATTGTTTCATTATGTTCGATGcttaaaagagagaaagagaaacactaCCGCTTTTAGAGCAACTCGGGCAGACGTCGGCTGCAACAAGGGTCCTATAATTCTCTTTCCTGTAAGTGGACTGTTCTCAAGCTTGTTGAGCGTGGTGCGGAGGATTTTTTTGTCCACTGAAACGAGGACAAGGAGATTCAAGGTGCGCAGAAAGAAAGGTTAACGAGAATGACAGTGCGGTTGGCTACCTTGCTCTGGAGGAACGGGTAAAAAGAGCTAAATAAAAAGAGGCCGGACATATGAAAAAGGACTGTCCGCACGAAAGGTATCAAGAAGGCGCATTATATGCAGCTAGCGAGCCCTCTCTAGTGATGCAAAAGATACTGTTGGTGTGGGTAGCGGGCCCTCGAAACGAATATTTATTTTGTCAGCAATTACGTGCAGCACCACGAAGACATTACTGCAGACGGGAAGACATGCACACGTGTTATTCTATAattgccacaaaagaaaaaaaaagaaagaaaacgcaaacaaACTGGGTCCCAATCGCACCGTGGCCCTTATTCGCACAAAGCATTTACATTATAATTATTCATCAGAGTTGATTCTAGCCAATCGTGTTGATGGATATGCCGCTGTAGCAAAGCCTGCTAAGCAATGGGAACCAGCCCTTACgaaaaaaaagctttgtgaataagACCCCTGATTTGTATATTTTAGGGATGATTGGTCCTAATTTACCACTACACCTTTGCAAATATAATGGCGTAAACGTCACCCTCTCCGAAGAAGACGAAGTGCAAACTGTGCGTTCCTGCACTTGGCAAGAACTTTGGCACTAGTTTacagttttctttaatttcttgctATGTGGCCAATCCTGTAACTGCATACGTGCCAGTGTTTGAAGGTTCATCGTTAACGTCAATTTGGCTGTAAAACTTGGTTTCATCACGGGAGCCCACATCCACatttcccgtctcataaaacgcATGAACTGTAGACAAGCCCTA encodes:
- the LOC142583559 gene encoding putative ammonium transporter 3 gives rise to the protein MIVDPKSMKPDDATWVLTSSFVIFTMQTGFGLLESGCVSKKNEVNILMKNAVDVVLGGLTYWSVGYGLQNGRGPGTNPFCGVGSFFLDAGSEVMGEEFAMFIFQLSFATTATTIVSGAMAERTNFHAYCLFSALSTLMYCIPAGWVWSRHGFLNRIGVIDFAGSACVHLLGGTSGLISALVLGPRLSWDRHSRQRMGNPTNAMIGAFTLWWGSLVFNSGSTFGISDEKWHFAARSAVSTINSSIGGGLVGTIATYLVHKNFDIEDIITSILGSLVSITAGSAFYRSWEALLIGAVGGLCTTPVPSLMRRWLSIDDPVNAAAIHGVGGLWGMLAVGLFLDTTRYQGLRHHRLGLFKGGGGSLLGIQLAACLTIIAWSASVTFLVLKFINKVTPLRMRPCDELLGADFVEHCIDHREPDQSFPATHLYRDMSAETEPPDASLLHAEDEGETEQKEDIPVECNDMERASSVGDVSPVGCASPDFQQDAPTHFWEAMGAECHDGMANKESLNQQEMTIRLVANYRSNCTIA